A genome region from Glycine max cultivar Williams 82 chromosome 5, Glycine_max_v4.0, whole genome shotgun sequence includes the following:
- the LOC100819497 gene encoding ABC transporter G family member STR yields MARPERTGRNKSLETLIDSDKPGMGRNVNQLKTQKSIPGYGLEFSNLSYSIIKKQKNDGVWINKETYLLHDISGQAIKGEIMAIMGPSGAGKSTFLDALAGRIAKGSLEGSVRIDGKPVTTSYMKMVSSYVMQDDQLFPMLTVFETFMFAAEVRLPPSISRSEKKKRVYELLDQLGLQSATHTYIGDEGRRGVSGGERRRVSIGIDIIHKPSLLFLDEPTSGLDSTSAYSVVEKVKDIARGGSIVLMTIHQPSFRIQMLLDQITVLARGRLIYMGRPDAVQAHMSRFGRPVPDGENSIEYLLDVISEYDQATVGLDPLVQFQRDGLKPDPAAMTPVPRTPRTPYKRNTPASKHMISLRSQGFTAGTQQPDSVPFSYHGEDDDDEDFDNSLERKSAPTPRNMISGVHPRLASQFYKDFSAKDFSVWLYHGVVGTPHRQPSWTPARTPGWTTGKTPMSGPRSAVSNQYSAAPAVVGQSMDYSATSYEGFEIEEVLDELNFGSKYANPWLREVAVLSWRTALNVIRTPELFLSREIVLTVMALILSNIFRNLSHPLFKDINRLLNFYIFAVCLVFFSSNDAVPSFIMERFIFIRETSHNAYRASSYVISSLIVYLPFFAVQGFTFAVITKKMLHLRSSLLYFWLILYASLITTNAYVMLVSALVPSYITGYAVVIATTALFFLTCGFFLKRTHIPIYWRWLHYISAIKYPFEALLTNEFNNLNCYTGNLTDLSPGPLGDLKLSKHHNSSLPANCLLGEDILSSMDITMDNIWYDILILLAWGVLCRFFFYLVLRFYSKNERK; encoded by the exons ATGGCGAGGCCAGAAAGGACAGgtagaaataaaagtttagagacTCTAATAGACTCGGACAAACCAGGAATGGGAAGAAATGTGAACCAACTGAAGACTCAGAAGTCCATTCCAGGCTATGGCCTTGAATTCAGTAACCTCTCGTATAGTATCATAAAGAAGCAGAAAAACGATGGAGTTTGGATCAACAAAGAAACATATCTTCTTCATGATATCTCTGGCCAGGCAATAAAAGGTGAAATTATGGCAATCATGGGACCTAGTGGTGCTGGCAAGTCCACCTTTCTTGATGCATTGGCCGGGCGAATTGCAAAAGGGAGTCTAGAAGGATCAGTTAGAATTGATGGAAAACCA GTTACTACAAGCTACATGAAAATGGTGTCATCATATGTGATGCAAGATGACCAGCTCTTCCCTATGTTGACAGTCTTTGAAACATTTATGTTTGCGGCTGAAGTTAGGCTTCCTCCTTCCATTTCCAGGAGTGAAAAGAAGAAGAGGGTTTATGAGCTCCTTGACCAATTGGGCTTACAG AGTGCTACACATACCTATATTGGTGACGAAGGAAGGAGAGGAGTGTCAGGAGGGGAACGACGAAGGGTATCTATTGGCATAGACATCATTCATAAACCATCACTTCTGTTCCTTGACGAACCTACCTCAGGCCTTGATTCTACAAGTGCTTACAGTGTTGTAGAAAAGGTTAAAGACATAGCTCGAGGAGGAAGCATTGTCCTTATGACCATACACCAGCCTTCATTTAGAATTCAAATGCTCCTGGACCAGATCACTGTCCTTGCAAG GGGAAGACTGATATACATGGGAAGGCCAGATGCAGTTCAGGCTCACATGTCAAGATTTGGTAGGCCTGTACCTGATGGAGAAAACAGTATTGAGTATCTTCTAGATGTTATAAGTGAATATGATCAAGCAACGGTTGGGCTTGATCCCCTTGTCCAATTCCAACGTGATGGCCTCAAACCTGACCCAGCAGCCATGACACCTGTTCCTAGAACTCCAAGAACACCTTACAAAAGGAACACTCCTGCATCTAAACACATGATTAGCCTACGCAGCCAAGGATTTACTGCTGGAACACAACAGCCTGATTCTGTGCCGTTTAGTTATCATGgtgaggatgatgatgatgaggattTTGATAACTCCCTTGAAAGGAAAAGTGCTCCAACACCAAGGAATATGATTAGTGGTGTTCACCCACGTTTGGCTTCTCAGTTCTACAAAGATTTCTCAGCCAAGGATTTCTCTGTCTGGCTTTACCATGGTGTAGTAGGAACCCCGCATCGCCAACCATCATGGACTCCCGCAAGAACTCCAGGATGGACAACTGGGAAAACACCCATGTCAGGACCAAGAAGTGCAGTTTCAAACCAATATTCTGCGGCTCCTGCAGTGGTTGGCCAGTCTATGGACTACTCAGCAACTTCATATGAAGGATTTGAGATTGAGGAAGTGCTTGATGAGCTAAACTTCGGATCCAAGTATGCAAACCCATGGTTGCGTGAGGTTGCAGTGCTCTCATGGCGAACAGCACTCAATGTAATTCGCACCCCAGAACTCTTCCTCTCCCGTGAGATTGTCTTAACTGTTATGGCACTTATCCTGTCCAACATTTTTCGAAATCTGAGTCATCCTTTATTCAAAGACATCAATAGGCTCCTCAATTTCTACATCTTTGCAGTGtgccttgttttcttttcttccaatgATGCAGTCCCTTCTTTTATCATGGAGAGGTTCATCTTCATAAGGGAGACTTCACATAATGCTTACCGTGCTTCTTCATATGTCATTTCTTCCCTCATTGTTTACCTCCCATTTTTTGCTGTTCAAGGTTTCACATTTGCTGTCATAACCAAAAAGATGCTCCACTTGAGAAGCAGTCTCTTGTATTTCTGGCTAATACTTTATGCCTCGCTTATTACTACCAATGCATATGTGATGCTTGTTAGTGCACTTGTGCCTAGTTACATCACAGGGTATGCAGTGGTCATAGCCACAACAGCACTCTTCTTTTTGACCTGTGGTTTCTTCCTCAAGCGAACTCATATACCCATTTACTGGAGGTGGCTTCACTATATTTCTGCAATCAAATATCCATTTGAGGCATTGCtcacaaatgaattcaataacCTCAACTGCTACACAGGAAATTTAACAGACTTATCTCCGGGACCATTAGGAGACCTGAAGCTCAGCAAACACCATAACTCCAGTCTGCCCGCTAACTGCTTATTAGGGGAAGATATCTTGTCCTCGATGGATATTACAATGGACAACATATGGTATGACATCTTAATCCTGCTAGCTTGGGGTGTTCTTTGTAGATTCTTCTTCTATTTAGTTTTGAGATTTTACTCTAAGAATGAGAGGAAATGA